A genome region from Chryseobacterium sp. G0186 includes the following:
- a CDS encoding SEL1-like repeat protein, whose protein sequence is MAHRIYIYNFELETKESYSHYLGEWNYAIPELFMPLFGGNPRSQGKLLYFDKEEGVLRLRRFYQLLADHYQLNYKKTYYEPVNKMFEFLEALPYDTFSMNATDVFNMNEESHKEQAKEWVLEIQEKNKLYDKAMENQNLAWLEKEVFARYGYNSFLDVLETDWIEYGLGYWNEELYKNPSEAFEENELWGLKDIKGNIVTPAIYDEIFMFNENGIAVAKKNGKFGYLRNDGKVLIECTYDNAFDPFFIHEKYYGHIEIGGKQGVIDISSGEMMIPCEYEDLEILWYNGLFNVKKDGNYYVINLSNKQIIAKHSDTPFEFDYNDLIYSKKSGTSKRSYYTLDGVYFGEHPEDSLAPISNGYYKVNPNKFQKKTHVIKPDGTILDSDIDIMMTLSEHGYTAFAYKKSQVWYMYDTEHGQFRLQDHTIENFHRDWYSQFMTNVFVLSDQNGIGLYSASEDRWLIPSSKDYKKIEACKHEVFRISISGGMFYYDQKTDTKSDLYDYICEGIDYDEQLLCLFKGKEMLILDMERKLHQVSDFQLGSLYEKKYNLRGKDQHHFLNFYASWKNKIGSGYEAYFDNATLASQAEQYSKEGNIKEAIRLYTIGVDRGDANMMVELGFIYTNDENPPKFYDLKKGIALYEKAALQNHPYAWNNLGYHYQNGIGCIQNIKKALKCFQKSAELGNGLALQNLGHLYFYGDHVLKDYDIALEYYKKAEKKFRFNEDKISEIYYQKKDFANLQRYLKKDSENTYSDIYYGILYDEGFEVKQNTKKAIKHFEKALEYSTYYHALERLLYYYKEDADFADAQKYEYWKNFGEENEM, encoded by the coding sequence ATGGCACACCGTATTTATATATATAATTTTGAATTAGAAACCAAAGAAAGCTATTCCCATTATCTTGGTGAATGGAATTATGCAATCCCTGAGCTGTTCATGCCTTTATTTGGAGGAAATCCCAGATCACAAGGGAAGTTGCTCTATTTTGATAAGGAAGAAGGAGTTTTAAGATTAAGACGTTTCTATCAGCTGTTGGCAGATCATTATCAGCTCAATTATAAAAAAACATATTACGAGCCGGTTAACAAAATGTTTGAGTTTCTGGAGGCTCTTCCTTATGATACCTTTTCCATGAATGCAACGGATGTATTCAACATGAATGAGGAAAGTCATAAAGAGCAGGCTAAAGAATGGGTCTTGGAAATTCAGGAAAAAAATAAACTCTATGATAAGGCCATGGAAAATCAGAATCTTGCCTGGCTGGAAAAGGAGGTTTTTGCAAGATATGGATACAATTCCTTTTTAGATGTACTGGAAACAGACTGGATTGAGTATGGTCTGGGCTATTGGAATGAGGAACTGTATAAAAATCCCTCCGAAGCCTTTGAAGAAAATGAGCTTTGGGGACTAAAGGATATTAAAGGCAATATAGTAACTCCTGCCATTTACGATGAAATCTTTATGTTCAATGAAAATGGAATTGCTGTTGCAAAGAAAAACGGAAAATTCGGATACCTGAGGAATGATGGTAAAGTTCTTATTGAATGTACTTATGATAATGCCTTTGATCCTTTTTTTATCCATGAAAAGTACTATGGCCATATAGAAATTGGCGGTAAACAAGGAGTGATTGATATTAGCTCCGGAGAAATGATGATTCCATGTGAGTACGAAGACCTGGAAATCCTTTGGTATAACGGACTTTTTAATGTAAAAAAGGATGGAAATTATTATGTGATAAACCTATCCAATAAGCAGATCATTGCAAAACATTCAGATACTCCTTTTGAATTTGATTACAACGACCTTATCTATTCCAAAAAATCAGGGACATCCAAGAGATCATATTATACTTTAGATGGAGTTTACTTCGGAGAGCATCCTGAAGATTCATTGGCTCCTATATCAAATGGATATTATAAGGTAAACCCTAATAAATTCCAAAAAAAGACCCACGTTATAAAGCCTGACGGAACTATTCTGGATTCGGATATAGATATCATGATGACCCTGAGTGAGCATGGTTATACTGCTTTTGCCTACAAAAAATCTCAGGTATGGTATATGTATGATACAGAACATGGTCAGTTCCGGCTTCAAGATCATACCATAGAAAATTTTCACAGAGACTGGTATTCCCAGTTTATGACCAATGTTTTTGTGCTTTCCGATCAGAATGGAATAGGTTTATACTCTGCATCAGAAGACCGCTGGCTGATTCCGTCATCCAAGGACTATAAAAAAATTGAAGCCTGTAAGCACGAAGTTTTCCGTATTAGTATTTCAGGAGGAATGTTTTATTATGATCAGAAAACAGATACTAAAAGTGATCTTTACGATTATATCTGTGAGGGTATAGACTATGATGAACAGTTACTTTGTCTTTTCAAAGGAAAGGAAATGTTGATCCTGGATATGGAAAGAAAATTACATCAGGTTTCTGATTTTCAGCTGGGAAGCTTATATGAAAAAAAATATAATCTGCGTGGAAAAGATCAGCATCATTTCCTTAATTTCTATGCATCCTGGAAAAATAAGATTGGGTCAGGATACGAAGCTTATTTTGATAATGCAACGCTAGCATCACAGGCTGAGCAATATTCTAAAGAGGGAAACATTAAAGAAGCAATCAGACTCTATACCATAGGAGTAGATAGAGGTGATGCCAATATGATGGTGGAATTGGGTTTTATTTATACCAATGATGAGAATCCTCCTAAGTTTTATGATCTTAAAAAAGGTATTGCGTTGTATGAAAAGGCAGCACTACAGAATCATCCTTATGCATGGAATAATCTGGGGTATCATTATCAAAATGGCATAGGCTGCATTCAGAATATAAAAAAAGCTTTAAAGTGTTTTCAGAAGTCTGCAGAATTGGGAAATGGCTTGGCTTTACAGAATCTGGGACATCTGTATTTTTACGGCGATCATGTATTGAAGGATTATGATATAGCCCTGGAATATTATAAGAAAGCAGAAAAGAAATTCCGCTTCAATGAAGATAAGATATCTGAGATCTATTATCAGAAAAAAGATTTTGCCAACCTTCAGCGTTATCTAAAAAAAGACAGCGAAAATACGTACTCCGATATCTATTACGGAATTCTTTATGATGAAGGATTTGAAGTGAAGCAAAACACAAAAAAAGCAATAAAACATTTTGAAAAAGCATTAGAATATTCCACATACTATCATGCTTTAGAGAGACTTCTGTATTATTATAAGGAAGATGCGGATTTTGCAGATGCACAGAAATATGAGTACTGGAAAAATTTCGGAGAGGAAAATGAAATGTAA
- a CDS encoding tetratricopeptide repeat protein, with protein MYHNLEQLFYQGDLEQCIAEGEQYLLSHPEDEDTLFLMAVAYHDRVYDEGHEEAYEAIRDKVIPYLRRILTVNPNNLRALYNILNYPLGNEYTLMQIGRIKKHITEENKSEFIGYAERLLDDAENEVYGYDFLVKIYESLGKSESKALLNSLEAGMYYFHREFADNRELRDKNTSLFWIKKIYLLDREKMVSGEELTALIEKEHATFVSRDEYDFINLADIAYENNAPELSLQMMLKAIKGSNSALHIQEKLVEWHHRFAELIQNGFSHPDVFYYQLIIERNYADLLNISEDFYKQHALEVIHNHPQIFSGYHFAGTYFYEAERYSEAIPLLEKAVELSSNATAWRRKVEAEYQLHKIIPSELPSFTDWPTDIYNEGVCFNEFIEALEDEEDQIKWTEVHGMVYQQAYDAFQRYYEEEQFESDYHNDLHTRAMCCNNLAIKHSLLGDHLSAIKVASEGLEYSEFRELHLVMIDSLLHEEDHEKAETALNNYFGLYDDENEDYFYKNLYYRARQIEIRGLLGSPEVYADAEEALHYFYKQTQAHEINDYDYRDLEAGKNVLEGILYLRLENEDHTTRQSYYEDLAERFPQEPNPQYALMQIYNEEENYKKVALAAKNYLENKKDFLLDDFDKAKTLYMIVKSDYFQGEYTEAVSIFTQYDAENAEVMSPEDYVLWLSYGVQVYEKLNNKNETLMLAERFSKIYNEEEWGYDSLMENVELSKAVVLYQTGNLKEAHTVLDYVQLFSDYNPIADEYKASWKKPGLFSKFGF; from the coding sequence ATGTACCACAATTTAGAACAACTGTTTTATCAGGGAGACCTGGAACAGTGTATTGCAGAAGGAGAACAATATTTATTATCTCACCCTGAAGATGAAGATACCCTATTTTTAATGGCAGTAGCCTATCATGACAGGGTTTATGATGAGGGACATGAAGAAGCTTACGAAGCTATACGCGACAAGGTGATCCCTTATCTTCGCAGAATCCTAACAGTGAATCCCAACAATCTCAGAGCCCTTTACAATATCCTGAACTATCCTTTAGGCAACGAATATACTTTGATGCAGATAGGCAGAATAAAAAAGCATATCACAGAAGAAAATAAATCCGAATTCATAGGCTATGCAGAACGTTTACTGGACGATGCTGAAAACGAAGTCTATGGTTACGATTTTTTAGTAAAGATATATGAATCCTTAGGAAAAAGCGAAAGTAAGGCCCTTTTAAATAGCCTTGAGGCTGGAATGTACTATTTCCATAGAGAATTTGCTGATAATCGAGAGCTGAGGGATAAAAACACCTCCCTGTTCTGGATCAAAAAGATCTATCTGCTGGATCGTGAAAAGATGGTTTCAGGAGAAGAACTTACTGCCCTTATTGAGAAAGAGCATGCTACTTTTGTAAGCAGAGATGAATATGACTTCATCAATCTTGCTGATATTGCCTACGAAAATAATGCACCCGAACTTTCTCTTCAGATGATGTTAAAGGCGATCAAAGGAAGCAATAGTGCTTTACATATACAGGAAAAACTGGTAGAATGGCATCATCGTTTTGCTGAACTGATTCAAAACGGATTCAGCCATCCTGATGTTTTCTATTATCAACTCATCATTGAGAGGAATTATGCTGATTTACTGAATATTTCAGAAGATTTTTATAAGCAGCATGCTCTTGAGGTTATCCATAACCATCCGCAGATTTTCTCCGGGTATCATTTTGCCGGAACTTATTTTTATGAGGCAGAACGATATTCCGAAGCTATTCCATTACTGGAAAAAGCGGTAGAATTATCCTCCAATGCAACAGCCTGGAGGCGAAAAGTAGAAGCTGAGTATCAGCTTCACAAAATCATACCGTCTGAGCTTCCGTCTTTCACAGATTGGCCAACGGATATTTACAATGAAGGGGTTTGTTTTAATGAATTCATTGAGGCATTAGAAGATGAGGAAGATCAGATTAAATGGACTGAAGTGCATGGCATGGTGTATCAGCAGGCTTATGATGCATTTCAAAGATATTATGAAGAAGAACAGTTTGAAAGTGACTATCACAACGATCTGCACACAAGGGCCATGTGCTGTAATAATCTGGCGATTAAACATTCCTTACTGGGAGATCATCTTTCTGCCATAAAGGTTGCCTCCGAGGGATTAGAATATTCAGAGTTCAGGGAACTTCATCTGGTAATGATTGATTCTTTATTGCATGAGGAAGACCATGAAAAAGCAGAAACGGCTCTCAACAATTATTTTGGACTGTATGATGATGAGAATGAAGATTATTTTTATAAAAACCTTTATTATAGAGCTCGTCAGATAGAAATTCGGGGTTTGTTAGGGTCACCTGAAGTGTATGCAGATGCTGAAGAAGCGCTTCACTATTTCTATAAGCAAACACAGGCTCATGAGATTAATGATTATGATTACAGAGATCTGGAAGCAGGCAAAAATGTTTTGGAGGGAATCCTTTATCTGCGCTTGGAAAATGAGGATCATACTACCAGACAATCCTATTATGAAGACCTGGCAGAACGTTTCCCGCAGGAACCTAATCCACAATATGCATTGATGCAGATTTATAATGAAGAGGAAAATTATAAAAAAGTAGCCCTGGCTGCCAAAAACTATCTGGAAAATAAAAAAGATTTCCTGTTGGATGATTTTGATAAGGCTAAAACCCTTTATATGATTGTAAAAAGCGATTACTTTCAGGGAGAATACACCGAGGCTGTCTCCATATTTACTCAATATGATGCTGAAAATGCAGAGGTAATGAGTCCTGAGGACTATGTTCTTTGGTTAAGCTATGGAGTGCAGGTTTATGAGAAGCTAAATAATAAGAATGAGACTCTAATGCTGGCAGAGAGGTTTTCTAAAATCTATAATGAAGAAGAGTGGGGATATGACAGTCTGATGGAAAATGTTGAGTTGTCAAAGGCAGTTGTACTATACCAGACCGGAAACCTTAAAGAAGCTCATACGGTTTTAGATTATGTACAATTATTTTCTGATTATAATCCAATAGCTGATGAATATAAGGCTTCATGGAAAAAACCGGGATTGTTTTCTAAGTTTGGATTTTAA
- a CDS encoding retropepsin-like aspartic protease has translation MAVSAQRNPTVIPFSLENNSVYIHCKVNDADNVKFLFDTGADGSVITINSKKKLALKIDGKSENKGSNGVNTVDYSSHNTIQFGDIQKTDILFTLIPYGDVNFDGVFGTDLMKGKIVEIDYHKNVIRFYDENDSSIDFSGYEKMKLHMIDNYPAIESSITANGKEYSGLFGLDSGADDALTIASPYAKKNALINPMKNIGKATAQGSDSSAYEMPVVLCPSIQFAQKYLYNVPITLSGSTEGIDATEKMAGFFGNSFLKRFNTIIDFKNQFIYFKLNKNLYSEFN, from the coding sequence ATGGCTGTTTCTGCACAAAGAAACCCTACCGTTATTCCTTTTTCTTTGGAAAACAATTCTGTCTATATCCATTGTAAAGTTAATGATGCAGACAATGTTAAGTTTCTATTCGATACCGGAGCGGATGGTTCTGTCATTACCATCAATTCTAAAAAGAAACTGGCTCTGAAAATTGATGGAAAATCTGAAAACAAAGGTTCAAACGGAGTGAATACTGTTGATTACAGCAGCCACAATACCATACAATTCGGAGATATACAGAAAACCGATATTCTCTTTACCCTGATTCCCTACGGAGATGTAAATTTTGACGGTGTCTTCGGAACAGATCTGATGAAAGGGAAGATTGTTGAGATTGACTATCACAAAAATGTCATCCGATTCTATGATGAAAATGACTCCTCCATTGATTTTTCAGGGTATGAAAAAATGAAACTTCATATGATCGATAATTACCCGGCTATAGAAAGCAGTATCACTGCAAATGGTAAAGAATATTCAGGATTATTCGGTCTTGATTCCGGAGCGGATGATGCCCTTACTATTGCTTCTCCATATGCCAAAAAGAATGCTCTGATCAATCCCATGAAAAATATTGGAAAAGCAACTGCACAAGGTTCTGATAGCTCTGCTTATGAAATGCCTGTGGTACTTTGTCCATCCATTCAGTTTGCCCAAAAATACCTTTATAATGTTCCGATCACCCTTTCAGGTTCTACAGAAGGAATTGATGCTACAGAAAAGATGGCCGGATTTTTTGGGAATAGTTTTCTAAAAAGGTTCAATACGATTATAGACTTTAAGAACCAGTTTATTTATTTTAAGCTCAATAAGAATTTGTATTCGGAGTTTAATTAA
- a CDS encoding efflux RND transporter permease subunit, whose translation MKLAEISIKRPSLVIVLFTILTLGGILSYTLMGYELIPKFETNMVTISTVYPGASPAEVETSVTRKIEDAVGSLENVKKVESSSYESLSVIMVQLNDGADVNYALNDAQRKVNAILADLPEDVKAPSLNKFSLDDLPIITMSISSDKLNSKDLYDLLDKKIEPIFSRVNGVAQVDLVGGQEREIQVNLDEKKLQGYGLSIADVQQAILSSNLDFPTGSLKTRTTKSTIRLSGKYKSIEEMNNLVVSNKNGAQVRLSDIATVFDSQKDVEKVARFNQLPTILMQVKKQSDANAVTVSESVQNTIKTVEEAYKAQGIKVKVVNDTTDFTLESANHVIFDLFLAIILVAIVMLLFLHSIRNAFIVMVSIPVSLIAAFIGMNLMGYTLNLMSLLGLSLVVGILVDDAIVVLENIYRHMEMGKSKIRAAYDGASEIGFTVVAITLVIVVVFLPIAMSSGLVANILAQFCVTVVIATLLSLLSSFTIIPWLSSRFGKLEHLTGKNWFEKFILWFEGLLDKFTHWISGILEWCLKTTLRRITTVIITFIILISSFMLVVFGFIGGEFFPPIDRGQFLVQMELSKDATVEKTNQLTLDVEKFLREDKDVVDLITTVGQQSTGFGGAQATTYQSEVQVNLTDKSERSESTNIKAAKIKRQLEEKFTGVEFKTAPIGLMGAENAPIEMVVTGPDNATAVKEATRILELLKKVPGAVGAELSTDTGSPEVQVSIDRDKMASLGLNLSSVGQTMQTAFNGNTDGKFRAGEYEYDINIRFGDVNRQSIDDVKNLMFTNPQGQQVRLSQFAEVKMGSGPSLLERRDKSPSVKVRAKAVGRPVGDVANEWAAKFMNDKKPTGVDYIWSGDMENQQEGFGTLGIALLAAIVLVYLVMVSLYDSFVYPFVVLFSIPLAMIGVMVILALTANSLNIFTMLGMIMLIGLVAKNAIMIVDFTNARKEAGANTHDALIQANHARLRPILMTTIAMIFGMLPIALATGAGAEMNNGLAWVIIGGLTSSLFLTLIIVPVVYSLFDSILRRMGQHNKVDYEAEMKAEYVHRELNEDGFTPKHLDK comes from the coding sequence ATGAAGTTAGCAGAAATATCGATTAAAAGACCCTCGTTGGTAATTGTATTATTTACAATTCTGACGCTGGGAGGTATCCTGAGTTATACGCTCATGGGATACGAATTGATTCCGAAGTTTGAAACCAACATGGTAACCATTTCCACGGTGTATCCTGGTGCTTCGCCTGCAGAGGTGGAGACATCCGTGACCCGGAAGATTGAAGATGCTGTAGGTTCCTTGGAAAACGTGAAAAAAGTAGAATCTTCTTCATACGAAAGTCTATCTGTTATCATGGTTCAGCTGAACGATGGGGCGGATGTGAACTATGCTTTGAATGATGCTCAGAGAAAAGTAAATGCTATTCTGGCAGATCTTCCGGAAGATGTAAAAGCTCCCTCTCTGAATAAATTCTCCTTAGATGACTTACCGATTATCACGATGAGTATTTCATCTGATAAACTGAACAGTAAAGATCTTTATGATCTATTAGATAAAAAAATAGAACCTATTTTCTCTCGTGTAAATGGGGTGGCGCAAGTAGATCTTGTGGGTGGACAGGAAAGAGAAATTCAAGTAAATCTTGATGAGAAAAAATTACAAGGATACGGGCTGTCTATTGCAGACGTACAACAGGCAATCCTATCATCAAACCTTGATTTCCCTACAGGTAGTTTGAAAACAAGAACTACAAAATCTACCATTAGATTATCTGGAAAATATAAGTCGATCGAGGAAATGAACAACCTTGTAGTTTCCAATAAAAATGGAGCTCAGGTACGTTTATCTGACATCGCTACCGTTTTCGATTCTCAGAAAGATGTTGAAAAAGTAGCGAGATTCAACCAGCTTCCAACGATTTTGATGCAGGTTAAAAAACAATCTGACGCCAATGCCGTTACGGTTTCTGAAAGTGTTCAGAATACCATTAAAACAGTAGAAGAAGCCTATAAAGCTCAGGGAATAAAAGTAAAAGTGGTAAACGATACCACAGACTTTACCCTTGAATCTGCTAATCACGTTATTTTTGACTTATTCCTGGCGATTATTCTCGTGGCAATTGTAATGCTATTATTCCTTCACAGTATCAGAAATGCATTTATCGTCATGGTTTCTATCCCGGTTTCGTTGATCGCAGCGTTTATCGGAATGAATTTAATGGGATATACTCTGAACCTGATGAGCTTACTGGGACTGTCCCTTGTAGTGGGTATTCTTGTAGATGATGCGATTGTAGTACTGGAAAACATTTACCGTCACATGGAGATGGGTAAAAGTAAAATCAGAGCAGCATATGACGGAGCTTCAGAGATCGGGTTTACCGTTGTTGCGATTACGTTGGTAATCGTGGTGGTATTCTTACCGATTGCGATGAGTTCAGGTCTTGTAGCAAATATTTTAGCTCAGTTCTGTGTCACGGTGGTTATTGCAACCTTGTTATCATTGTTGTCTTCATTCACCATCATTCCTTGGTTATCATCAAGATTCGGTAAGCTGGAGCACTTAACAGGTAAAAACTGGTTCGAGAAATTTATTCTTTGGTTTGAAGGTTTATTAGACAAATTTACCCACTGGATTTCAGGGATCCTTGAATGGTGTCTGAAAACAACTTTAAGAAGAATTACTACAGTCATTATTACTTTCATTATCCTGATCAGTTCATTTATGCTGGTAGTATTCGGTTTCATTGGAGGTGAATTTTTCCCGCCGATCGACCGTGGTCAGTTCTTGGTTCAAATGGAGCTTTCAAAAGATGCAACCGTTGAAAAAACAAACCAATTAACATTAGATGTTGAGAAATTCTTAAGAGAAGATAAAGATGTTGTAGATCTAATTACAACAGTTGGACAGCAGTCTACAGGTTTTGGTGGTGCTCAGGCAACAACGTACCAGTCAGAAGTACAGGTAAACCTTACCGATAAGTCTGAACGTTCTGAAAGTACCAACATTAAAGCTGCAAAAATAAAAAGACAGTTAGAAGAGAAATTCACCGGTGTTGAGTTCAAAACAGCTCCAATTGGTCTTATGGGTGCGGAAAACGCTCCTATCGAAATGGTCGTAACAGGACCTGATAATGCTACTGCGGTAAAAGAAGCAACAAGAATTCTGGAATTATTGAAAAAAGTTCCCGGAGCAGTAGGAGCAGAATTGTCAACAGATACAGGGAGTCCTGAAGTTCAGGTAAGTATCGACAGAGATAAAATGGCTTCCTTAGGCTTAAATCTTTCAAGTGTAGGACAGACGATGCAGACTGCATTTAATGGAAATACCGATGGGAAATTCAGAGCCGGAGAATATGAATATGATATTAATATCCGTTTTGGAGATGTCAACAGACAATCCATTGATGATGTTAAAAATCTTATGTTTACAAACCCTCAGGGGCAGCAGGTTCGTTTGAGTCAGTTTGCTGAGGTGAAAATGGGTTCTGGACCAAGTTTGCTGGAACGTAGAGATAAATCTCCATCTGTAAAAGTAAGAGCTAAAGCAGTAGGTAGACCGGTAGGGGATGTTGCGAACGAATGGGCCGCTAAATTTATGAATGATAAAAAACCAACCGGTGTAGATTACATCTGGAGTGGTGATATGGAAAACCAACAGGAAGGTTTCGGTACGTTAGGAATTGCTTTATTAGCGGCTATCGTATTGGTATACCTGGTAATGGTATCCTTGTATGACAGTTTTGTATATCCTTTCGTAGTATTGTTCTCTATTCCGTTGGCGATGATCGGGGTAATGGTTATCCTGGCCTTGACAGCCAATTCATTGAACATCTTTACGATGCTGGGGATGATTATGTTGATTGGTCTTGTTGCGAAGAATGCAATTATGATTGTTGACTTTACGAATGCAAGAAAAGAAGCAGGAGCAAACACACATGATGCATTGATCCAGGCCAACCACGCGCGTCTTCGTCCGATCCTGATGACAACTATTGCGATGATCTTCGGTATGTTACCAATTGCATTGGCAACAGGAGCCGGAGCAGAGATGAACAATGGTCTTGCATGGGTAATAATCGGTGGTCTGACATCATCCTTATTCCTTACATTGATCATTGTACCGGTAGTATACTCTTTATTTGACTCAATTCTACGCAGAATGGGCCAGCATAATAAAGTAGACTACGAAGCTGAAATGAAAGCAGAATATGTACACAGAGAACTGAATGAAGACGGATTTACTCCTAAGCATTTAGACAAATAA
- a CDS encoding efflux RND transporter periplasmic adaptor subunit, translating to MKKTLIYIIVAAVLVGLAAYKIAGNKEKQTQEVKEVAKQVDKINVNIVTVARENIDTDYSANGTFLPKQEMNQSSEISGRIVSVLVKEGSRVGAGQVLATIKRDAIEVDVTQAQNNLQNAIIDNQRYENAYKTGGVTKQQLDNSRLQLKNMQAAVKAQGVRVNDTSIRAGISGTINKKMVEPGTVVSVGTSMFEIVNINSLKLSVLVDESQIGKIQLGQEVPIKVNVLPEDSFVGRITFIAPKSDASLNFPVEIEVQNRGNLKAGMYATAKFSTNNGAETQNMLTVPAEAFVNGVSSGQLFVVQNGVAKLIKVTIGKVYGDKVQVLSGLNGGEQVVTSGQINLNNGSKVNIIK from the coding sequence ATGAAAAAAACTTTAATATATATCATCGTAGCAGCTGTACTTGTAGGTCTGGCCGCATACAAGATTGCCGGTAACAAAGAAAAACAGACACAGGAAGTAAAGGAGGTTGCCAAGCAGGTAGATAAAATCAATGTAAACATTGTAACAGTTGCAAGAGAAAACATAGATACAGACTATTCTGCCAACGGAACATTTCTTCCTAAGCAGGAAATGAACCAATCTTCTGAAATTTCAGGACGTATTGTAAGTGTTTTGGTAAAAGAAGGATCCAGAGTAGGAGCAGGTCAGGTTTTGGCAACCATAAAAAGAGATGCCATAGAAGTTGACGTTACACAAGCCCAGAATAACCTACAAAATGCAATCATTGATAACCAACGTTATGAAAACGCATATAAAACCGGAGGGGTTACAAAACAACAACTTGACAATTCAAGATTACAGCTGAAAAATATGCAGGCTGCAGTGAAGGCTCAGGGAGTAAGAGTAAATGATACAAGCATTCGTGCCGGAATTAGTGGTACCATTAATAAAAAAATGGTTGAGCCCGGAACAGTTGTTTCTGTTGGGACTTCAATGTTTGAAATTGTGAATATCAATAGCTTAAAACTTTCTGTTTTAGTGGATGAAAGCCAGATTGGAAAAATCCAGTTAGGTCAGGAAGTTCCAATTAAGGTAAATGTTTTACCTGAGGATTCTTTCGTAGGTAGAATTACATTTATTGCTCCTAAAAGTGATGCTTCTTTGAATTTCCCAGTAGAAATTGAAGTTCAGAACAGAGGAAACCTAAAGGCCGGGATGTACGCAACTGCTAAATTTAGCACAAACAACGGTGCGGAAACTCAGAATATGTTGACCGTTCCTGCTGAAGCATTTGTAAATGGGGTAAGTTCGGGACAATTATTCGTTGTTCAGAATGGGGTTGCCAAATTGATCAAAGTAACCATTGGAAAAGTTTACGGAGACAAAGTACAGGTATTAAGTGGATTGAATGGTGGTGAACAAGTGGTAACCAGCGGACAGATCAACCTGAACAACGGATCTAAAGTGAATATTATAAAGTAA